In one Burkholderiales bacterium GJ-E10 genomic region, the following are encoded:
- a CDS encoding N-acetylglutamate synthase produces the protein MNEPAPPPVDRPASTEHDQFVTWLRDVAPYVHAHRGRTFVVGFSGELIDAGKLDALVYDLSLLQAMGIRLVLVHGARPQVERLLALKLVEPRFVGDLRVTDKNSLECVKEATGAIRLGIEAAFSQGLPNTPMANSRIRVVSGNFVVARPMGIVDGTDLQHTGLVRKIDVDAIRASLDNGSLVLLPPLGFSPTGEAFNLMMQDVAASAAIALKADKLILISEADGVRSRDGELFSDLSVADAERMMVAREIEDGCSVELGYLLKASRGGVARAHLVPSRLDGAILIDLFTHEGVGTMITPSDLESLREATPDDVGGILQLIEPLEEDGTLVKRPREVIERDIAQFSVLEHDGFIFGCAAMLPFPKDGIAEMACLTVHPDYRELGDGERLLRRIEARARAAGIKKLFVLTTRTAHWFLRRGFTVATVDSLPAERQGLYNWQRRSQILVKPL, from the coding sequence ATGAACGAACCCGCGCCCCCGCCCGTCGACCGCCCCGCTTCCACCGAACACGACCAATTCGTCACGTGGCTGCGCGACGTCGCGCCCTATGTGCATGCCCATCGCGGCCGCACCTTCGTGGTCGGGTTCAGCGGGGAGTTGATCGATGCCGGGAAGCTCGACGCCCTGGTCTACGACCTTTCCCTGCTGCAGGCGATGGGAATCCGCCTCGTGCTGGTCCACGGCGCGCGCCCGCAGGTGGAGCGATTGCTCGCGCTGAAACTCGTCGAACCGCGCTTCGTCGGCGACCTCCGGGTGACCGACAAGAATTCGCTGGAGTGCGTAAAGGAGGCCACCGGCGCAATCCGCCTCGGCATCGAGGCCGCGTTCTCGCAAGGCCTGCCCAACACTCCGATGGCCAACAGCCGCATCCGCGTGGTGAGCGGCAATTTCGTCGTCGCACGGCCGATGGGCATCGTGGATGGAACCGATCTGCAGCACACCGGTCTCGTGCGCAAGATCGACGTCGATGCGATCCGCGCCAGCCTCGACAACGGCTCGCTGGTGCTGCTGCCGCCGCTGGGCTTTTCGCCGACCGGCGAGGCGTTCAACCTGATGATGCAGGACGTCGCCGCGAGCGCGGCGATCGCCCTGAAAGCCGACAAGCTGATCCTGATCAGCGAGGCCGACGGCGTGCGCAGCCGCGACGGCGAACTGTTCTCCGATCTGTCGGTCGCCGACGCCGAGCGCATGATGGTGGCGCGCGAGATCGAGGACGGGTGCTCGGTCGAGCTCGGCTACCTGCTCAAGGCGAGCCGCGGCGGCGTTGCGCGCGCGCACCTGGTCCCGTCGCGCCTCGACGGCGCCATCCTGATCGACCTCTTCACCCACGAGGGCGTGGGCACGATGATCACGCCGAGCGACCTGGAGTCGCTGCGCGAGGCCACGCCGGACGACGTCGGCGGCATCCTGCAACTGATCGAACCGCTGGAGGAGGACGGCACACTGGTGAAGCGTCCGCGCGAGGTGATCGAGCGCGACATCGCGCAGTTTTCGGTGCTGGAGCACGACGGCTTCATCTTCGGCTGCGCCGCGATGCTGCCCTTCCCCAAGGACGGCATCGCCGAAATGGCCTGCCTCACGGTGCATCCGGACTACCGGGAGCTCGGCGACGGCGAGCGGCTGCTGCGCCGGATCGAGGCGCGGGCACGCGCGGCGGGGATCAAGAAGCTTTTCGTGCTCACCACGCGCACCGCCCACTGGTTCCTGCGGCGCGGCTTCACCGTTGCGACGGTCGACTCCCTGCCCGCCGAGCGCCAGGGACTCTACAACTGGCAGCGACGCTCACAGATCCTGGTCAAACCGCTCTAG
- a CDS encoding Fe(II) trafficking protein YggX yields the protein MARMVNCIKLGREAEGLDFPPVPGDMGKRIFESVSKEAWQQWQRYQTMLVNENRLNLSDARARQYLRAQMEAYFFGPGADQVAGYVPPQP from the coding sequence ATGGCTCGCATGGTCAACTGCATCAAGCTCGGACGCGAAGCGGAAGGGCTGGACTTTCCGCCGGTCCCCGGGGATATGGGCAAACGGATTTTCGAGAGCGTCTCGAAGGAAGCGTGGCAGCAATGGCAGCGCTACCAGACCATGCTGGTCAACGAGAACCGTCTCAACCTCTCCGACGCGCGCGCGCGGCAGTACCTGCGGGCGCAGATGGAGGCCTACTTCTTCGGGCCGGGCGCCGACCAGGTGGCCGGATACGTACCGCCGCAACCGTGA
- a CDS encoding organic radical activating enzyme — protein sequence MSRYAVKEIFYTLQGEGAHRGRPAVFCRFAGCNLWSGREADRESAQCRFCDTDFVGTDGPGGGRFGDAPALAAAIDAQWPAKAAAERGAPYVVFTGGEPLLQLDPDLIAAMHAIGWTVAVETNGTLPAPPGIDWICVSPKAGTELVQRGGDEIKLVFPQEGAAPEQYAALDFRHFFLQPMDGPRLRENMQSAVAYCMDHPRWHLSLQTHKILDIP from the coding sequence ATGAGCCGCTACGCCGTCAAGGAGATCTTCTACACCTTGCAAGGCGAGGGCGCGCACCGCGGCCGCCCGGCGGTGTTCTGCCGGTTCGCCGGCTGCAACCTCTGGTCCGGCCGGGAAGCCGATCGGGAGTCGGCGCAGTGCCGCTTCTGTGACACCGATTTCGTCGGTACCGATGGCCCGGGCGGCGGACGCTTCGGCGACGCGCCGGCCCTGGCCGCCGCGATCGACGCGCAATGGCCCGCGAAGGCCGCGGCGGAGCGCGGGGCGCCCTATGTGGTGTTCACCGGCGGGGAACCGCTGTTGCAACTCGATCCCGACCTAATCGCCGCGATGCATGCCATCGGCTGGACGGTGGCGGTAGAGACCAACGGAACGCTGCCCGCGCCACCGGGAATCGACTGGATCTGCGTCAGTCCGAAGGCCGGAACCGAACTCGTGCAGCGCGGCGGCGACGAGATCAAGCTCGTCTTTCCGCAGGAGGGCGCTGCGCCCGAACAATATGCGGCGCTCGATTTCCGCCATTTCTTCCTGCAGCCGATGGATGGCCCTCGATTGCGCGAGAATATGCAATCCGCCGTCGCGTACTGCATGGACCATCCGCGGTGGCATTTGAGTCTGCAGACCCACAAGATCCTCGATATTCCATGA
- a CDS encoding 6-pyruvoyl-tetrahydropterin synthase codes for MQQHRLSFVATAGFEAARSLAFAPPEHRLGRVHGHGFRAVARVAAAPDGSTPWAPFPGSEVDSLRVALQASVAPLDYRRLDHVDHLDHPTDEALARYVRAQLEGRLAVAPEGVGMYSTSEQGVDFDVQGEALVWRRYRFEAAHQLPNVPPGHKCGRMHGHGFTVTLEARTSCLDVSSALAYDELDRIWAPFGTELHEACLNDLPGLENPTSEWIAHWLWQQIRPRLPALAAVTVGETAGSGARFDGSGYRIWKDFNLDSAVRLRGAGPSDGRRRIHGHSYRLRLHLVGPLDRVYGWTIDFGDVKTLFAPVFDRLDHRPLYEVPGIEERGSAALVEWIRGQAAAMLPQLARVDLYETPGCGAILDWT; via the coding sequence ATGCAGCAGCATCGTCTTTCCTTCGTCGCCACCGCCGGCTTCGAGGCCGCGCGCAGTTTGGCGTTTGCACCCCCGGAGCATCGTCTTGGGCGCGTGCATGGCCACGGCTTTCGCGCCGTCGCGCGCGTTGCGGCGGCGCCCGACGGGAGTACGCCCTGGGCTCCTTTTCCCGGTTCGGAGGTCGATTCCCTGCGCGTGGCGCTCCAGGCGAGTGTGGCGCCGCTCGATTACCGCCGCCTTGACCACGTCGACCACCTCGATCACCCGACCGACGAGGCGCTGGCGCGGTACGTGCGCGCGCAACTCGAAGGGCGGCTTGCCGTGGCGCCGGAGGGCGTCGGTATGTACAGTACGTCCGAGCAGGGCGTGGACTTCGACGTCCAAGGCGAGGCCCTCGTATGGCGCCGCTACCGTTTCGAGGCCGCCCACCAGCTGCCGAATGTGCCGCCCGGACACAAGTGCGGCCGCATGCACGGGCACGGATTCACGGTGACGCTGGAGGCCCGGACGTCGTGTCTAGACGTTTCTTCCGCACTGGCGTACGACGAGCTCGATCGCATCTGGGCGCCCTTCGGAACGGAACTGCATGAGGCCTGCCTCAATGATCTTCCCGGCCTGGAGAATCCCACCAGCGAGTGGATCGCGCACTGGCTATGGCAGCAGATCCGGCCTCGCCTGCCGGCGCTGGCGGCGGTGACGGTGGGGGAGACCGCCGGCAGCGGCGCGCGCTTCGACGGATCCGGGTACCGGATCTGGAAGGATTTCAATCTCGACAGTGCGGTGCGTCTGCGGGGTGCCGGGCCAAGTGATGGACGCCGCCGCATCCATGGCCATAGCTATCGCCTGCGCCTGCACCTGGTCGGCCCGCTGGACCGCGTGTACGGCTGGACCATCGACTTCGGTGACGTCAAGACCTTGTTCGCACCGGTGTTCGACCGCCTCGACCACCGGCCGTTGTACGAGGTGCCGGGCATCGAGGAACGCGGCTCCGCGGCCCTGGTGGAGTGGATTCGCGGCCAGGCGGCAGCGATGCTGCCGCAGCTCGCGCGGGTGGACTTGTACGAAACCCCGGGCTGTGGTGCGATCCTGGACTGGACATGA
- a CDS encoding ribose-5-phosphate isomerase A — MTDKLSQDELKRAVARAAIQHITPCLGTGAALGVGTGSTADLFIDELATHRDAIAAAVASSERSAKRLRTHGIRVADLNEVESIPVYVDGADEIDPTFAMIKGGGGALTREKIVAAVAATFVCIADASKKVDVLGRFPLPVEVIPMARNFLLRELTKLGGEPRLREGFRTDNGNEILDVHGLQISDPRTLEAYLNQIPGVVTVGLFAARGADVLLLGTPDGVQELRRPGC, encoded by the coding sequence GTGACCGACAAGCTGAGCCAGGACGAACTCAAGCGCGCCGTGGCGCGCGCCGCCATACAACACATCACGCCGTGCCTGGGCACGGGCGCTGCGCTCGGCGTCGGGACCGGGTCCACCGCGGATCTGTTCATTGACGAACTGGCCACCCATCGCGATGCGATCGCGGCCGCCGTCGCCAGTTCGGAACGCAGCGCGAAGCGTCTGCGGACCCACGGCATCCGGGTCGCCGACCTGAACGAGGTCGAATCGATTCCGGTCTACGTCGACGGTGCCGACGAGATCGACCCGACCTTCGCCATGATCAAGGGCGGGGGCGGCGCCCTCACCCGCGAGAAGATCGTGGCCGCCGTGGCGGCGACCTTCGTCTGCATTGCCGATGCGAGCAAGAAAGTCGACGTGCTGGGCCGCTTCCCGCTGCCGGTCGAAGTCATTCCGATGGCGCGCAACTTCCTCCTGCGCGAGCTGACCAAGCTCGGCGGGGAGCCCCGCCTGCGCGAGGGATTCCGCACCGACAACGGCAACGAGATTCTCGATGTCCATGGCCTGCAGATCTCCGATCCGCGGACCCTGGAGGCGTACCTGAACCAGATTCCCGGCGTCGTCACCGTCGGCCTGTTCGCGGCGCGCGGTGCGGACGTCCTGTTGCTGGGAACGCCGGACGGCGTGCAGGAGCTCCGTCGGCCGGGATGCTGA
- a CDS encoding dihydrolipoamide dehydrogenase, with translation MNEPYDLLVLGAGPGGYSAAFRAADLGLRVALVERGPTLGGVCLNVGCIPSKALLHVAAVLEEAVHLAGVGVEFAPPQIDLAKLRAHRSQVVGKLTSGLAAMAKLRKVDVLRGTGRFADAHTLAWTAAEGGETRNIGFRQAIIAAGSEPVALPFLPQDPRIVDSTGVLELPFLPKRMLVIGGGIIGLEMATVYSALGARVDVVELTDGLMPGTDRDLVKVWHKRNEHRFDRVLLRTRAAAVEALPEAVRVRFEGEQAPEGTVDYDLVLVSAGRRPNGKAIGAEAAGVQVDDRGFIPTDAQMRTNVAHIFAIGDIAGAPMLAHKAVHEGHVAAEVAAGHKAAFDARVIPSVAYTDPEIAWAGLTEDEARARGVAVKKAVFPWNASGRAIANGRDEGFTKLLFDETTHRIVGGAIVGTHAGDLIGEIVLAIEMGADAVDIGKTIHPHPTLCESVGLAAEVAEGACTDLPPARKR, from the coding sequence GTGAACGAACCATACGACCTTCTCGTGCTCGGCGCAGGCCCCGGCGGATACTCGGCAGCGTTTCGCGCCGCCGACCTCGGCCTGCGTGTGGCGCTGGTGGAGCGCGGCCCGACATTGGGCGGCGTGTGCCTCAACGTCGGCTGCATTCCGTCCAAGGCGCTGCTACATGTCGCCGCCGTGCTGGAGGAAGCCGTGCATCTCGCCGGTGTCGGAGTCGAGTTCGCGCCGCCGCAGATCGACCTCGCGAAATTGCGCGCGCACCGGAGCCAGGTCGTGGGCAAGCTGACCTCCGGGCTGGCCGCGATGGCCAAGTTGCGCAAGGTCGACGTGCTGCGCGGCACGGGGCGGTTCGCCGACGCCCACACGCTGGCATGGACGGCAGCCGAGGGCGGCGAGACCCGCAATATCGGGTTTCGCCAGGCGATCATCGCAGCCGGCTCCGAGCCGGTCGCACTGCCGTTTCTGCCGCAGGATCCGCGCATCGTCGACTCCACCGGCGTGCTCGAACTGCCGTTCCTGCCCAAGCGCATGCTGGTCATCGGCGGCGGCATCATCGGGCTGGAAATGGCGACGGTCTATTCGGCCCTGGGGGCGCGCGTGGACGTCGTCGAGTTGACGGACGGCCTGATGCCGGGAACGGACCGCGATCTGGTCAAGGTCTGGCACAAGCGCAACGAACACCGCTTCGATCGCGTGCTGTTGCGCACGCGCGCGGCGGCGGTCGAAGCCCTCCCGGAGGCGGTGCGCGTGCGGTTCGAGGGCGAGCAGGCGCCGGAAGGAACGGTCGATTACGACCTCGTCCTGGTTTCCGCCGGCCGGCGTCCCAACGGCAAAGCGATCGGCGCGGAAGCGGCCGGCGTGCAGGTCGATGATCGCGGGTTCATTCCTACCGACGCGCAGATGCGTACCAACGTCGCGCACATCTTCGCCATCGGCGACATCGCGGGGGCGCCCATGCTGGCGCACAAGGCCGTGCATGAGGGCCATGTCGCGGCCGAAGTCGCCGCCGGTCACAAGGCGGCGTTCGATGCGCGCGTGATCCCCTCGGTCGCGTATACCGATCCGGAGATCGCCTGGGCCGGTCTCACCGAAGACGAGGCGCGCGCGCGCGGCGTCGCCGTCAAGAAGGCGGTGTTTCCCTGGAATGCGTCCGGGCGGGCAATCGCCAACGGGCGCGACGAGGGGTTCACCAAGCTGCTGTTCGATGAGACGACCCACCGCATCGTCGGCGGCGCGATCGTGGGCACGCACGCAGGCGACCTGATCGGCGAAATCGTGCTGGCGATCGAGATGGGCGCGGACGCAGTGGACATCGGCAAGACCATCCATCCCCACCCGACCTTGTGCGAATCGGTGGGGCTGGCGGCCGAGGTGGCCGAAGGCGCATGCACGGATCTGCCGCCGGCGCGGAAACGATAG
- a CDS encoding acetyltransferase, giving the protein MQGPDVTDAANQGVPDPSASAIVIAPIDLRHVDSFGDCLAEVARERKYLAIVDGFSLEQNAAWVAADRSLGNPFHVALDGDRVVGWCEVRRDPLPGRGHGGVLGIGVRAAYRRQGLGRRLMATAIADAWVRGFERIELWVRAPNEAAISLYRKFGFVEEGRRRDAVRLDDGPEDEVLMAIRFVKEPV; this is encoded by the coding sequence GTGCAGGGGCCGGACGTGACGGACGCAGCCAACCAGGGCGTGCCGGACCCGTCGGCATCGGCGATCGTGATTGCGCCGATCGATCTGCGGCACGTCGACAGCTTCGGCGACTGTCTTGCCGAGGTGGCGCGTGAACGCAAGTACCTGGCGATCGTCGACGGCTTCTCGCTGGAGCAGAACGCCGCATGGGTTGCCGCCGATCGCTCGCTCGGGAATCCGTTCCACGTCGCGCTCGATGGCGACCGGGTCGTCGGGTGGTGTGAGGTGCGGCGCGATCCGCTTCCCGGACGCGGCCATGGCGGCGTCCTGGGGATCGGCGTGCGGGCGGCGTATCGGCGCCAGGGGCTGGGGCGCCGCCTGATGGCGACGGCGATCGCCGATGCCTGGGTGCGTGGGTTCGAGCGCATCGAATTATGGGTGCGCGCGCCGAACGAGGCTGCGATCTCCCTGTACCGGAAATTCGGTTTCGTCGAGGAGGGGCGCCGCCGCGATGCGGTGCGCCTGGACGACGGCCCCGAGGATGAAGTGCTGATGGCAATCCGTTTCGTAAAGGAACCCGTGTGA
- a CDS encoding dihydrolipoamide acetyltransferase, with protein MANPVADVMEVRVPDIGDFKDVEVIELLVKPGDTIAVDQSLVTVESDKASMEIPSAAAGVVRELKLRIGDKVSKGSLVLLLEPAAVAAATAPAVVEKLAAAEPEAVPKADNPPPTPGSGSPVAVAPAAPAAVAASATGGEPVRAISSTVHASPSVRAMARELGVDLSRVSGSGPKARVTHDDVRTFVKGVMQGAQAPAAGSGSGIVAAGGAPLPAWPQVDFAKFGPIERVEMSRIRKISGPGLHRNWVSIPHVTNHEDADITELEAFRVQLNRENEKRGVKLTMLAFLVKACVAALQQFPDFNSSLDAASGDAVIRKRYYHIGFAADTPNGLVVPVIRDADRKGVLEIAQEMSALAAKAREGKLSPAEMQGGTFSISSLGGIGGTYFTPIINAPEVAILGVCRAAMRPVWDGEQFVPRLILPMSLSWDHRVVDGAGAARFNAYLAQVLADFRRVLL; from the coding sequence ATGGCCAATCCCGTGGCAGACGTCATGGAAGTGCGGGTTCCGGATATCGGGGATTTCAAGGACGTCGAGGTCATTGAACTGCTGGTCAAGCCCGGCGACACGATCGCCGTCGACCAGTCGCTGGTCACCGTGGAGTCCGACAAGGCATCAATGGAGATTCCGTCGGCTGCGGCGGGCGTCGTGCGCGAGCTCAAGTTGCGGATCGGCGACAAGGTGTCCAAGGGCTCGCTCGTCCTGCTGCTCGAGCCGGCGGCGGTTGCTGCGGCAACGGCGCCCGCGGTGGTGGAGAAGCTCGCAGCGGCAGAGCCGGAAGCGGTGCCGAAGGCGGACAATCCGCCGCCGACCCCGGGCTCCGGAAGCCCTGTGGCCGTTGCTCCGGCGGCCCCCGCCGCGGTCGCGGCTTCCGCAACCGGCGGCGAGCCGGTCCGCGCGATTTCGAGCACGGTTCACGCGTCGCCGTCGGTGCGCGCGATGGCCCGCGAATTGGGCGTCGACCTGTCGCGCGTGTCCGGCAGCGGTCCCAAGGCGCGCGTCACCCACGATGACGTGCGGACGTTCGTCAAAGGCGTGATGCAGGGCGCGCAGGCGCCGGCGGCGGGATCCGGTTCCGGCATCGTCGCCGCCGGCGGCGCGCCGCTGCCGGCGTGGCCGCAGGTCGACTTCGCCAAGTTCGGACCCATCGAGCGGGTCGAGATGTCGCGCATCCGCAAGATTTCCGGCCCTGGTCTCCACCGCAACTGGGTGAGCATCCCGCACGTGACCAATCACGAGGATGCCGACATCACGGAACTGGAAGCCTTCCGGGTCCAGCTTAACCGGGAGAACGAAAAGCGCGGCGTCAAGCTCACCATGCTCGCCTTTCTCGTCAAGGCCTGCGTCGCGGCCTTGCAGCAGTTCCCGGATTTCAACAGCTCGCTCGATGCGGCCAGCGGCGACGCGGTGATCCGCAAGCGCTACTACCACATCGGCTTCGCGGCGGATACGCCCAACGGCCTGGTCGTGCCGGTGATCCGCGACGCCGACCGCAAGGGCGTGCTCGAAATCGCGCAGGAAATGAGCGCACTGGCGGCCAAGGCGCGCGAAGGCAAGCTGAGCCCGGCGGAGATGCAGGGCGGCACGTTCTCGATCTCCTCCCTGGGCGGGATCGGCGGCACGTATTTCACGCCGATCATCAATGCGCCCGAGGTGGCGATCCTCGGCGTGTGCCGCGCGGCGATGCGCCCGGTCTGGGACGGCGAGCAGTTCGTGCCCCGTCTGATCCTGCCGATGTCGCTGTCCTGGGATCATCGGGTGGTCGACGGCGCGGGTGCGGCGCGCTTCAACGCCTATCTCGCCCAGGTGCTGGCCGACTTCCGTCGCGTGCTGTTGTAA
- a CDS encoding pyruvate dehydrogenase subunit E1 — MPTNPAASMTGAGNDPDTQETQEWIDALDAVIEQEGPERAHFLLETLMDRARRSGAHIPYSANTAYLNTIPPHLEARSPGDAVMEERIRSYIRWNAMAMVVRANRREGELGGHIASYASVGTLMEVGFNHFWRAPTAEHGGDLIYLQGHSSPGVYARAFLEGRITEDQLDHFRREVEGKGVSSYPHPKLMPDFWQFPTVSMGLGPIQGIYQARFLKYLHARGIADTADRKVWVFCGDGEMDEPESMGAIAMAAREKLDNLIFVINCNLQRLDGPVRGNGKIIQELEGAFRGAGWNVVKLLWGSYWDPLLARDKDGLLRKLMEETVDGEYQNYKANDGAYVRKNFFGKYPQLLEMVSRMTDSDIWRLNRGGHDPHKIYAAYAAAVAHAGQPTVILAKTVKGYGMGKVGQAKNPSHQLKKLDADSVREFRDRFRIPVPDDRIDEVPFYLPPADSPEMQYLHERRRALGGYLPQRRRRASESLAIPALDAFSAVLEPTAEGREISTTQAFVRVLTQLVRDKELGPRVVPIIPDEARTFGMEGMFRQLGIFSQQGQLYEPVDRDQVMYYREDKAGQILEEGINEAGAMSSWIAAASSYSTTDRIMLPFYIFYSMFGLQRTGDLAWAAGDLQARGFLLGGTSGRTTLNGEGLQHQDGHSHILASTIPNCVCYDPTFAHEVAVILHDGLRRMMSEQENVWYYITLLNENYAHPGLKKGQEEGILRGMYRLREGAAGSGKSKAIARVQLLGCGAILREVIAAAEILEHDYKVAADVWSVTSFTELRRDGIDCERWSMLHPLEAARKSYVAQQLEATAGPVIASTDYMRTFADQIRPYIPQGRAYKVLGTDGFGRSDTRTALRGFFEVDRHYVAVAALKALSEEGTVPPAVVAEAIRKFGIDPEKPNPATV; from the coding sequence ATGCCGACAAATCCCGCCGCAAGCATGACCGGTGCCGGGAACGACCCCGACACCCAGGAGACCCAAGAGTGGATCGATGCACTCGACGCGGTCATCGAACAGGAGGGCCCGGAACGGGCTCATTTCCTGCTCGAAACGCTGATGGATCGGGCTCGCCGTAGCGGCGCCCACATTCCGTATTCCGCCAACACCGCCTACCTCAATACCATTCCGCCGCACCTGGAGGCGCGTTCTCCGGGTGACGCCGTAATGGAGGAACGGATCCGTTCCTATATTCGCTGGAACGCCATGGCGATGGTCGTACGTGCCAACCGCCGGGAAGGCGAACTGGGCGGCCATATCGCCAGCTACGCCTCCGTCGGAACGCTCATGGAAGTGGGCTTCAACCACTTCTGGCGCGCACCCACCGCCGAGCATGGCGGCGACCTGATCTATCTGCAGGGGCACTCCTCGCCCGGGGTCTATGCCCGCGCGTTCCTGGAGGGACGGATCACCGAGGACCAGCTGGACCACTTCCGTCGCGAGGTCGAAGGCAAGGGGGTCAGTTCCTATCCCCACCCCAAGCTGATGCCCGATTTCTGGCAATTCCCGACGGTGTCGATGGGCCTGGGGCCGATCCAGGGGATCTACCAGGCGCGTTTCCTCAAATACCTACATGCGCGCGGCATCGCCGACACGGCCGACCGCAAGGTCTGGGTGTTCTGCGGCGACGGCGAGATGGACGAGCCCGAATCGATGGGCGCCATCGCCATGGCGGCGCGCGAAAAGCTCGACAACCTGATCTTCGTCATCAACTGCAACCTGCAGCGGCTCGACGGCCCGGTGCGCGGCAATGGCAAGATCATCCAGGAACTCGAAGGCGCCTTCCGCGGTGCCGGCTGGAACGTCGTCAAGCTGCTCTGGGGTTCGTACTGGGATCCGCTGCTGGCGCGGGACAAGGACGGTCTGCTCCGGAAGCTGATGGAAGAAACGGTCGACGGCGAGTACCAGAACTACAAGGCCAACGACGGCGCCTACGTCCGCAAGAATTTCTTCGGCAAATATCCCCAGCTGCTCGAGATGGTGTCGCGCATGACCGACTCGGACATCTGGCGCCTGAATCGCGGCGGACACGATCCACACAAGATCTACGCCGCCTACGCCGCGGCGGTCGCGCACGCGGGCCAGCCGACGGTGATCCTTGCCAAGACCGTCAAGGGGTACGGCATGGGCAAGGTGGGGCAGGCCAAGAACCCCTCGCACCAGCTGAAGAAACTCGATGCCGATTCGGTGCGCGAGTTCCGCGACCGGTTCCGCATTCCGGTGCCGGACGACCGGATCGACGAGGTGCCGTTCTATCTTCCGCCCGCGGATTCGCCCGAGATGCAGTATCTCCACGAGCGGCGCCGCGCCCTGGGCGGATATCTGCCGCAGCGCCGCCGCCGTGCATCGGAGTCGCTCGCGATTCCCGCGCTCGACGCCTTCTCGGCGGTGCTGGAGCCCACCGCGGAAGGGCGGGAGATTTCCACGACCCAGGCGTTCGTGCGCGTGCTCACGCAGCTCGTGCGCGACAAGGAACTGGGACCGCGAGTGGTGCCGATCATTCCCGATGAGGCGCGCACCTTCGGCATGGAGGGGATGTTCCGCCAGCTGGGAATCTTCTCGCAGCAGGGACAGCTCTATGAGCCCGTCGACCGCGACCAGGTGATGTACTACCGCGAGGACAAGGCCGGGCAGATCCTCGAGGAGGGGATCAACGAGGCGGGCGCCATGAGTTCGTGGATCGCGGCGGCGTCGAGCTACTCGACCACCGACCGGATCATGCTGCCCTTCTATATCTTCTATTCGATGTTCGGCCTGCAGCGTACCGGCGACCTGGCCTGGGCGGCGGGCGACCTGCAGGCACGCGGGTTCCTGCTCGGCGGCACGAGCGGCCGCACCACCCTGAACGGCGAGGGTCTGCAGCACCAGGACGGGCATTCGCACATTCTGGCCTCGACCATCCCGAACTGCGTCTGCTATGACCCGACGTTCGCGCACGAAGTCGCGGTGATCCTGCATGACGGCCTGCGCCGCATGATGTCGGAGCAGGAAAACGTCTGGTACTACATCACCCTGCTCAACGAGAACTACGCGCATCCCGGTCTGAAGAAAGGGCAGGAGGAGGGCATTCTGCGTGGCATGTATCGCCTGCGCGAAGGGGCGGCCGGCAGCGGCAAGAGCAAGGCGATCGCGCGCGTGCAACTGCTGGGCTGCGGCGCGATCCTGCGCGAGGTGATCGCTGCGGCGGAAATCCTCGAGCACGACTACAAGGTCGCCGCGGACGTCTGGAGCGTGACCAGCTTCACCGAACTGCGGCGCGACGGCATCGACTGCGAGCGCTGGAGCATGCTCCATCCGCTCGAGGCGGCCCGCAAGTCCTACGTGGCGCAGCAGCTCGAAGCAACGGCGGGGCCGGTCATCGCCTCGACCGACTACATGCGGACCTTCGCCGACCAGATCCGGCCGTACATCCCGCAAGGGCGTGCATACAAGGTGCTGGGGACCGACGGGTTCGGCCGCTCCGACACCCGCACGGCGCTGCGCGGGTTCTTCGAGGTCGACCGGCATTATGTCGCGGTGGCCGCGCTCAAGGCGCTTTCGGAGGAAGGAACGGTGCCGCCTGCGGTCGTCGCGGAGGCGATCCGCAAGTTCGGGATCGACCCCGAGAAACCCAACCCGGCGACGGTGTAA